The Micromonospora sp. NBC_01740 genome includes a window with the following:
- a CDS encoding 2-keto-4-pentenoate hydratase, which yields MATTLSLHRALAGELRTAARTLRAVPPISARHPQLDLADAYAIQSELREMELAEGAVLAGLKIGATSEAIQSMFGIDHPDFGYLTDRMVLDDGADLDLGRFIAPKVEGEIAFRFAQDVTGPTVTAHDVLAATAEVLPALEVLDSRIRDWRIGLVDTVADNASSALAVLGAGVPPGTTDLAGARMELRSRHGVQAGRGSAVMGHPAESVACLVRILSGFGTGIRAGQLVLSGSWAAAVDLVPGDTVRASFGALGQVALTTRG from the coding sequence GTGGCCACCACGCTGTCGCTGCACCGCGCGCTCGCGGGGGAACTCAGGACGGCGGCGCGGACCCTTCGCGCCGTACCGCCGATCTCGGCCCGGCATCCGCAGCTCGACCTGGCGGACGCCTACGCCATCCAGAGCGAGCTGCGCGAGATGGAACTGGCCGAGGGCGCGGTCCTGGCCGGGCTCAAGATCGGTGCGACGAGCGAGGCGATCCAGTCGATGTTCGGCATCGACCATCCCGACTTCGGCTACCTGACCGACCGGATGGTGCTCGACGACGGCGCCGACCTCGACCTGGGCCGGTTCATCGCGCCGAAGGTCGAGGGCGAGATCGCGTTCCGGTTCGCGCAGGACGTCACCGGCCCGACCGTGACCGCGCACGACGTGCTGGCGGCCACCGCGGAGGTCCTGCCGGCGCTGGAGGTGCTCGACAGCCGGATCCGGGACTGGCGGATCGGCCTCGTGGACACCGTCGCCGACAACGCCTCGTCGGCGCTGGCCGTCCTCGGCGCCGGCGTGCCGCCCGGCACGACGGACCTGGCCGGCGCGCGCATGGAGCTGCGTAGCCGCCACGGCGTGCAGGCGGGGCGGGGCTCGGCCGTGATGGGCCATCCGGCCGAGTCCGTGGCCTGTCTGGTGCGCATCCTGTCCGGGTTCGGCACCGGCATCAGGGCCGGGCAGCTCGTGCTCTCCGGATCCTGGGCGGCGGCGGTGGACCTCGTGCCGGGGGACACCGTGCGGGCCTCCTTCGGCGCCCTGGGTCAGGTCGCGCTGACCACCCGCGGTTGA
- a CDS encoding class I SAM-dependent methyltransferase: protein MQRHSSLDEAADLAGVAALLQIGAEIGVDRLLDSGGTFDAAELARTADLPQAGVEDYLAALVAAGLVVGTDVPDRFRAAEDYPDRRYAAGYVSWAMSANGPFLANAREFLTDRDAAARVHRRNGRRVAVSSRWIGERAFYPPIVDRVASAGASHVADLGAGAGGLLIELLGRDPGRTGVALDSSGAACEAAREAAAAAGVADRLRVVERTVQSLADDPGPVEGADAVLACFVMHDIVADESVAKDVLGACRDALAPGGFMAVADAVSYAPDPAERRFSALFTYLHASFMRVTLPTERQWLDTFRSAGFSETACVLLGVPGGRLFVAAR, encoded by the coding sequence ATGCAACGCCATTCCTCGCTCGACGAGGCGGCCGACCTGGCCGGTGTCGCCGCGCTGCTGCAGATCGGCGCGGAGATCGGGGTGGACCGGCTGCTGGATTCGGGCGGCACGTTCGACGCCGCCGAGCTGGCCAGGACCGCCGACCTTCCGCAGGCCGGCGTGGAGGACTACCTCGCCGCGCTGGTCGCCGCCGGGCTGGTGGTCGGCACGGACGTCCCGGACCGCTTCCGGGCGGCCGAGGACTACCCGGACCGGCGGTACGCGGCCGGTTACGTGTCCTGGGCCATGAGCGCCAACGGGCCGTTCCTCGCCAACGCCCGGGAGTTCCTGACCGACCGCGACGCGGCGGCCCGGGTCCACCGGCGGAACGGACGCCGGGTGGCGGTCAGTTCGAGGTGGATCGGCGAGCGGGCGTTCTATCCGCCGATCGTCGACCGGGTCGCCTCGGCCGGCGCCTCGCACGTGGCCGACCTCGGCGCCGGCGCCGGCGGGCTGCTCATCGAGCTCCTGGGGCGGGACCCGGGGCGTACCGGCGTGGCGCTCGACAGCAGCGGCGCCGCGTGTGAAGCCGCGCGGGAGGCCGCGGCCGCGGCGGGGGTGGCCGACCGGCTCCGGGTCGTCGAGCGTACGGTCCAGTCCCTCGCGGACGATCCCGGACCGGTCGAGGGCGCGGACGCCGTGCTGGCGTGCTTCGTCATGCACGACATCGTGGCGGACGAGTCGGTGGCCAAGGACGTGCTGGGCGCCTGTCGCGACGCGCTGGCGCCGGGCGGGTTCATGGCGGTCGCCGACGCGGTCTCCTATGCGCCCGACCCCGCGGAGCGGAGGTTCAGCGCGCTCTTCACCTACCTGCACGCCAGCTTCATGCGGGTGACCCTGCCGACCGAGCGGCAGTGGCTGGACACGTTCCGGTCCGCCGGCTTCTCCGAGACCGCGTGCGTACTGCTCGGCGTGCCCGGCGGTCGGCTCTTCGTGGCGGCCAGGTAG
- the dmpG gene encoding 4-hydroxy-2-oxovalerate aldolase — protein MSGAPKLSICDTTLRDGNHAVGHQLGRADISAYARAAEAAGVDVVEVGHGNGLGASSIQVGMAALSDAEMLRAAKAELRTARLGVLSIPGFASVERDLKPALDHGVDEVRVGAHCTEADVTRQQVTMLRAMGVAVKGMLLMSHMASAAKLLEQARLMQGYGAEAVILMDSAGAYTPEKVREKVGELVEHLDIAVGFHAHNNLGMSVVNSMTAIEAGATIVDVTARGFGAGAGNAPIELVAANLHVGQVETDIQLFGALDAADVAQERFVKHVPTNDSVTIASGIAGVFSGFAAPVRRASARFGVDPRRILLELGNRRVVAGQEDTIIEVAMSLAAEQSH, from the coding sequence ATGAGCGGCGCACCGAAACTCAGCATCTGCGACACGACCCTGCGCGACGGCAACCACGCGGTCGGCCACCAACTCGGTCGCGCGGACATCAGCGCCTACGCGCGGGCGGCCGAGGCCGCCGGGGTGGACGTCGTCGAGGTCGGCCACGGCAACGGCCTCGGCGCCTCCTCCATCCAGGTCGGCATGGCCGCGCTCAGCGACGCCGAGATGCTGCGGGCCGCCAAGGCCGAGCTGCGTACCGCCCGCCTCGGCGTGCTGTCCATCCCCGGGTTCGCCAGCGTCGAGCGCGACCTCAAGCCGGCGCTGGACCACGGCGTGGACGAGGTCCGGGTCGGCGCGCACTGCACCGAGGCGGACGTCACCCGGCAGCAGGTCACGATGCTGCGGGCGATGGGCGTCGCCGTCAAGGGGATGCTGTTGATGAGCCACATGGCCTCCGCGGCGAAGCTGCTGGAACAGGCCCGGCTCATGCAGGGCTACGGCGCCGAGGCGGTCATCCTGATGGATTCCGCCGGCGCGTACACGCCGGAGAAGGTCCGCGAGAAGGTCGGCGAACTCGTCGAGCACCTCGACATCGCGGTCGGTTTCCACGCGCACAACAACCTCGGCATGTCGGTCGTCAACAGCATGACGGCGATCGAGGCAGGCGCCACCATCGTCGACGTCACGGCGCGCGGCTTCGGCGCGGGCGCGGGCAACGCACCGATCGAGCTCGTCGCGGCCAACCTGCACGTCGGGCAGGTCGAGACCGACATCCAGCTCTTCGGCGCGCTGGACGCGGCCGACGTGGCACAGGAGCGGTTCGTCAAGCACGTGCCCACCAACGACAGCGTCACCATCGCCAGCGGGATCGCCGGCGTGTTCTCCGGGTTCGCCGCGCCGGTGCGGCGCGCGAGCGCCCGCTTCGGCGTCGACCCCCGCAGGATCCTGCTGGAGCTGGGCAACCGCCGGGTGGTGGCGGGTCAGGAGGACACCATCATCGAGGTCGCCATGTCGCTGGCCGCCGAGCAGAGCCATTGA
- a CDS encoding acetaldehyde dehydrogenase (acetylating), producing the protein MSTHTSPPPLRVAIVGTGNIGTDLLLKVEASPLLECVLFAGRRAGSPGIELAERHGVPTSVAGIDAVTARAEHIDLVCDATSADDATRHWSVVAPTGLPFVDLTPAHLGKFCVPALNLDDCLDEQYLSMVTCGGQAAVPMAHCMAEAAEGIDYLEIVSASASATVGPASRANLDEYVHTTEQATIEFCGVRRTKTVLVINPAEPGIVMRNSIAVTTAERIDMDALRASVAMMEKQIRSYVPGYRVVVPPVAVGDRITITVEVEGRGDWFPRYAGNLDIITCAALAVAEARAERRRS; encoded by the coding sequence ATGAGTACCCACACGAGCCCGCCACCCCTACGGGTGGCCATCGTGGGCACGGGCAACATCGGCACGGACCTGCTGTTGAAGGTCGAGGCGTCCCCCCTGTTGGAGTGCGTCCTGTTCGCCGGGCGCCGCGCCGGATCACCCGGGATCGAGCTGGCCGAGCGGCACGGGGTGCCGACCAGCGTGGCCGGCATCGACGCGGTCACCGCCCGGGCCGAGCACATCGACCTGGTCTGCGACGCGACCTCGGCCGACGACGCCACCCGCCACTGGTCGGTCGTCGCGCCCACCGGGCTGCCGTTCGTCGACCTCACGCCGGCGCACCTCGGGAAGTTCTGCGTACCGGCGCTCAACCTGGACGACTGCCTCGACGAGCAGTACCTCAGCATGGTCACCTGCGGGGGACAGGCGGCGGTCCCGATGGCCCACTGCATGGCGGAGGCCGCGGAGGGCATCGACTACCTGGAGATCGTCTCGGCCAGCGCCTCGGCCACCGTCGGCCCCGCGTCCCGGGCCAACCTGGACGAGTACGTGCACACCACCGAGCAGGCGACCATCGAGTTCTGCGGCGTGCGACGCACCAAGACCGTGCTGGTCATCAACCCCGCCGAGCCCGGCATCGTCATGCGCAACTCGATCGCGGTGACGACCGCCGAACGGATCGACATGGACGCCCTGCGCGCGTCCGTCGCCATGATGGAGAAGCAGATCAGGTCGTACGTCCCCGGCTACCGCGTCGTCGTCCCGCCGGTGGCCGTCGGGGACCGGATCACGATCACGGTGGAGGTCGAGGGCCGGGGCGACTGGTTCCCGCGCTACGCCGGCAACCTCGACATCATCACCTGCGCCGCCCTCGCGGTCGCGGAGGCCCGGGCGGAACGGCGGCGGTCATGA